One part of the Fusobacterium pseudoperiodonticum genome encodes these proteins:
- a CDS encoding biotin--[acetyl-CoA-carboxylase] ligase, with the protein MKFLKFNEIDSTNNYMKENVSSFENYDIVSAKVQTAGRGRRGNSWLSPEGMALFSFLLRPERSLSMVEATKLPFIAGISTLNALKKIKDGAYSFKWTNDVFFNSKKLCGILIERVKDDFVVGIGINVANKIPEDIKNIAISLESDYDIDKLILKVVEEFSLYYEKFMSGKWLEIVEEINRNNFLKDKKIRVYIGEQIFEGTAKNIAEDGRLEIEMNGEIKLFSVGEITIEKDYY; encoded by the coding sequence ATGAAATTTCTAAAATTTAATGAAATAGATTCTACTAATAACTATATGAAAGAAAATGTATCATCTTTTGAAAATTATGATATAGTTTCAGCTAAAGTCCAAACAGCAGGTAGAGGAAGAAGAGGGAACTCTTGGTTATCACCTGAGGGTATGGCTCTTTTTAGTTTTTTACTAAGACCTGAAAGAAGTCTGTCTATGGTTGAAGCAACAAAACTTCCTTTCATAGCAGGAATATCAACTTTAAATGCTTTGAAAAAGATAAAAGATGGAGCTTATTCTTTTAAATGGACAAATGATGTCTTTTTCAATTCTAAAAAATTATGTGGAATTTTAATAGAAAGAGTAAAAGATGATTTTGTAGTTGGTATAGGAATAAATGTAGCAAATAAAATACCAGAAGATATTAAAAATATTGCTATTTCACTTGAAAGCGACTATGACATTGATAAATTAATTTTGAAAGTTGTAGAAGAATTTTCTCTATATTATGAAAAATTTATGTCTGGAAAATGGTTAGAAATTGTAGAAGAAATTAATAGAAATAACTTCTTAAAGGATAAAAAAATAAGAGTATATATTGGAGAGCAAATATTTGAAGGAACAGCTAAAAATATTGCTGAAGATGGAAGATTAGAAATAGAAATGAATGGTGAAATTAAATTATTTAGTGTTGGAGAAATAACAATAGAAAAGGATTATTATTAA
- a CDS encoding AAA family ATPase → MIKAIEINNFGCFKDFNWKKDVGNYTTDITAKFSEINIIYGRNYSGKTTLSRIINCLDKKIVHPDYINSNFEIILENSTSIKSDNLYNTLNVKVYNSDFMKEKLKWFYDKNYGIEPFTILGEKNIDVQNKIENLEKSIEEIDKKIIEKNSEFTSSEKNFKEIKENLENKLTEEARKIKENTNYFNVVTYNRKTLTDSFSKIKKKKVLIFEYLYLDILKKF, encoded by the coding sequence ATGATAAAAGCTATAGAAATTAATAATTTTGGATGTTTTAAGGATTTTAATTGGAAAAAAGATGTGGGAAATTATACAACTGATATAACAGCAAAATTTTCTGAGATAAATATAATTTATGGAAGAAATTATTCTGGAAAGACAACTCTTTCAAGAATAATTAATTGTTTAGATAAAAAGATAGTTCATCCTGATTATATTAATTCTAATTTTGAAATAATTTTAGAAAACAGTACTAGTATAAAATCAGATAACCTTTATAATACTCTTAATGTAAAAGTTTATAATAGTGATTTTATGAAGGAAAAATTAAAATGGTTTTATGATAAAAACTATGGTATAGAACCTTTTACTATATTAGGTGAAAAAAATATAGATGTCCAAAATAAAATTGAAAATCTGGAAAAAAGTATAGAAGAAATTGATAAAAAAATTATTGAAAAAAATAGTGAATTTACTTCTTCTGAAAAAAATTTTAAAGAAATAAAAGAAAATTTAGAAAATAAACTAACAGAAGAAGCGAGAAAAATAAAAGAAAATACAAATTATTTTAATGTAGTAACTTATAACAGAAAAACTTTAACAGATAGTTTTTCAAAAATTAAAAAGAAAAAGGTACTCATTTTTGAATACCTTTATCTTGACATATTAAAAAAATTCTAA
- a CDS encoding TfoX/Sxy family protein gives MASSKEYLDFILEQLSELEEITYKTMMGEYIFYYRGKIIGGIYDDRFLVKPVKSAIACIPNAKYELPYDGAKKMLLVDDVDNKEFLTSLFNSMYNELPAPKPKKKK, from the coding sequence ATGGCTTCAAGTAAAGAATATTTGGATTTTATTCTAGAACAATTATCCGAGTTGGAAGAAATAACGTATAAAACAATGATGGGTGAGTATATTTTTTATTATCGTGGGAAAATTATTGGTGGAATTTATGATGATAGGTTTTTAGTAAAGCCTGTTAAGTCTGCAATAGCATGTATACCAAATGCAAAGTATGAGTTACCATATGATGGAGCAAAGAAAATGTTATTGGTAGATGATGTTGACAACAAAGAATTTTTAACCAGCTTATTCAATTCAATGTATAATGAGTTACCTGCACCAAAACCAAAGAAAAAGAAATAA
- a CDS encoding DUF308 domain-containing protein, producing MARFLNILFGVVFILFGIYMWNNPTETFVTYSFYLGLLYVIWTIITIFYIFRKKIRPVPYGNIIVSIIISIAILALPMFSIAMVLWTFVFIFLISAVYYLRNVIKNGLKSHLLQFILACIAVIYGFVMLFNPIVAGTTIAKILAFFVIMNGISYIFSSIIDVKIE from the coding sequence ATGGCTAGATTTTTAAATATTTTATTTGGAGTTGTATTTATTTTATTTGGAATTTACATGTGGAATAATCCTACTGAAACATTTGTAACTTATTCATTTTACCTAGGGTTGCTTTATGTTATATGGACTATTATAACTATATTCTATATATTTAGAAAAAAAATAAGACCTGTTCCTTATGGCAATATTATAGTATCTATTATTATATCAATAGCAATTTTAGCTTTGCCTATGTTTTCAATAGCTATGGTACTATGGACATTTGTTTTTATATTCTTAATAAGTGCTGTTTATTATTTAAGAAATGTTATAAAAAATGGTTTGAAATCTCATTTACTACAATTCATATTAGCTTGTATTGCTGTTATTTATGGGTTTGTAATGTTATTTAATCCTATTGTAGCTGGTACTACAATAGCTAAAATTTTAGCTTTCTTTGTTATAATGAATGGAATATCTTATATTTTTAGTTCTATTATTGATGTCAAAATAGAATAA
- a CDS encoding PTS fructose transporter subunit IIABC, which produces MEIKDLLKKDLMIMDLKVNTKMEAIDEMIARLKEKNIVSDADVFKDLILKREERSSTGLGEGIAMPHAKTSVVNSPSVLFARSNKGVDYDALDGEPVHIFFMIAASEGAHDLHIETLAKLSKMLLNDDFTKGLLTCGSPDEVYALVDKYSEKPQETPKEEVKETQVTNKKRILAVTACPTGIAHTYMAEAALKEAGEKLGVDVKVETNGADGIKNNLTANDINDAVGIIVAADKKVETARFNDRKVIVTSTADAIKNAEALIKKVLNNEAPVFKAEASDNTEEDSQANDSIGRIIYKSIMNGVSNMLPFVIGGGILLALSFIVERFMGQNELFKLLYGVGGGAFHFLIPVLAGFIAMSIADKPGFMPGAVAGYMASQEAGFLGGLIGGFIAGYSVIFLKKMTKNMSKQFDGMKSMVIYPIFSLVITGVLMYFIIGPIFTKINVIVANWLNNMGTANAVLLGAVLGGMMSVDMGGPINKAAYAFSIGVFTDTNNGAFMAAVMAGGMVPPLAIALAMTLFKNNFDEKEKQSTISNFILGLSFITEGAIPFAAKEPLKVIGSCVVGAAIAGGLTQFWGVSAPAPHGGIFVIPAMPSVHSAIFFIVSIAIGAIISGVIFGVIRGKKNN; this is translated from the coding sequence ATGGAAATTAAAGATTTACTAAAAAAAGATTTAATGATAATGGATTTAAAAGTAAATACAAAGATGGAAGCTATTGATGAAATGATAGCAAGATTAAAAGAAAAAAATATAGTTTCAGATGCAGATGTATTTAAAGATTTAATTTTAAAAAGAGAAGAAAGAAGTTCAACAGGTTTAGGTGAAGGAATAGCAATGCCTCATGCTAAAACTTCTGTTGTAAACAGTCCTTCAGTTTTATTTGCAAGATCAAATAAAGGTGTAGATTATGATGCACTAGATGGAGAACCTGTCCATATTTTCTTTATGATAGCCGCTTCTGAAGGAGCTCATGATTTACATATAGAAACACTTGCAAAATTATCAAAGATGTTATTAAATGATGATTTTACAAAAGGATTATTAACTTGTGGAAGCCCTGATGAAGTTTATGCTTTAGTTGATAAATATTCAGAAAAACCACAAGAAACTCCTAAAGAAGAAGTTAAAGAAACACAAGTTACAAACAAAAAGAGAATTCTTGCAGTAACTGCTTGTCCAACAGGAATTGCACATACATATATGGCTGAAGCAGCATTGAAAGAAGCTGGAGAAAAATTAGGAGTAGATGTTAAAGTTGAAACTAATGGTGCAGATGGAATTAAAAATAATTTAACTGCAAATGATATAAATGATGCTGTTGGAATTATAGTTGCAGCAGATAAAAAAGTTGAAACAGCTCGTTTCAATGATAGAAAAGTTATAGTTACAAGTACAGCAGATGCTATAAAAAATGCTGAAGCTTTAATTAAAAAAGTTTTAAATAATGAAGCTCCTGTATTTAAAGCAGAAGCTAGTGATAACACTGAAGAGGATTCTCAAGCAAATGATTCAATAGGAAGAATTATCTATAAAAGCATTATGAATGGAGTTTCTAATATGCTTCCATTCGTAATTGGTGGAGGAATTTTACTGGCCCTTTCATTTATAGTTGAAAGATTCATGGGACAAAATGAATTATTTAAATTACTATATGGTGTTGGTGGAGGAGCCTTCCACTTCTTAATACCTGTTCTTGCAGGATTTATTGCTATGAGTATTGCTGATAAACCAGGATTTATGCCAGGGGCTGTTGCAGGATATATGGCAAGCCAAGAAGCTGGATTCTTAGGAGGACTTATTGGAGGGTTCATTGCTGGATACTCAGTTATTTTCTTAAAGAAAATGACAAAGAATATGTCAAAACAATTTGATGGTATGAAATCAATGGTAATCTATCCTATATTCAGCTTGGTAATAACTGGTGTGTTGATGTACTTTATAATAGGACCTATATTTACAAAAATAAATGTTATAGTTGCTAATTGGTTAAATAATATGGGAACTGCTAATGCTGTTCTATTAGGAGCTGTACTTGGTGGAATGATGAGTGTTGACATGGGAGGACCTATCAATAAAGCAGCTTATGCTTTCTCAATAGGAGTATTTACTGATACAAACAATGGTGCATTTATGGCAGCTGTTATGGCAGGTGGAATGGTTCCTCCATTAGCAATAGCTCTTGCTATGACATTATTTAAAAATAATTTTGATGAAAAAGAAAAACAATCAACAATTTCAAACTTTATACTAGGTCTATCTTTTATCACAGAAGGTGCAATTCCTTTTGCTGCTAAAGAACCATTGAAAGTTATAGGTTCTTGTGTTGTTGGTGCTGCAATAGCAGGTGGATTAACTCAATTCTGGGGTGTATCTGCTCCTGCTCCTCACGGAGGAATATTTGTAATTCCTGCAATGCCAAGTGTACATTCAGCTATATTCTTTATAGTTTCTATTGCAATAGGAGCTATAATATCAGGAGTGATATTTGGAGTTATTAGAGGAAAGAAAAATAATTAA
- the pfkB gene encoding 1-phosphofructokinase, whose translation MIYSVTLNPSIDFIVRVKDFQIGETNRAYEDNFFAGGKGIMVSKLLKNVGTECVNLGFLGGFTGKFIEENLKKLNIPSDFVRVEENTRINVKLKTEEETEINCPGPNISEKEKEEFLDKIRKIKSDDFVILSGSVPSNLGDDFYINIIEILNENSVKFTLDSSGETFKKSLKYKPFLIKPNKDELKEYAKREFKDNKEIIDYVRTNLVGMAENVIISLGGEGALYIAKDFSLFAQPFKAKESVVNTVGAGDSVVAGFVNYMLKENDVEKAFRFAVACGTATSFSEDIGELEFIEEISKKLVVEKEYYGN comes from the coding sequence ATGATATATTCAGTAACTTTAAATCCCTCCATTGATTTTATTGTCAGAGTAAAAGATTTTCAAATAGGTGAAACTAATAGAGCCTATGAAGATAATTTTTTTGCTGGTGGAAAGGGAATAATGGTATCTAAACTCTTAAAAAATGTAGGAACAGAATGTGTAAATCTTGGTTTTTTAGGAGGATTTACAGGAAAATTTATAGAAGAAAATCTAAAGAAATTAAATATACCTTCAGATTTTGTAAGAGTTGAAGAAAATACTAGAATAAATGTAAAATTAAAAACAGAAGAAGAAACTGAAATTAATTGTCCAGGTCCAAATATTTCAGAAAAAGAAAAAGAAGAGTTTTTAGATAAAATCAGAAAAATTAAAAGTGATGATTTTGTAATTTTATCAGGTTCAGTACCTAGCAATTTGGGAGATGATTTTTATATAAATATAATAGAAATTTTAAATGAGAATTCAGTAAAATTCACTCTCGATAGCAGTGGAGAAACTTTTAAAAAGTCTTTAAAATACAAACCATTTTTAATAAAACCTAATAAAGATGAATTAAAAGAATATGCTAAAAGAGAGTTTAAAGATAATAAAGAAATTATAGACTATGTTAGAACTAACTTAGTTGGTATGGCAGAAAATGTTATTATATCTCTTGGTGGTGAGGGAGCATTATACATAGCTAAAGATTTTTCACTTTTCGCTCAACCATTCAAGGCAAAGGAAAGTGTTGTTAATACTGTGGGAGCTGGAGATTCTGTTGTGGCAGGTTTTGTAAATTATATGCTGAAAGAAAATGATGTGGAAAAGGCATTTAGATTTGCAGTAGCTTGTGGAACAGCAACAAGTTTTTCAGAAGATATTGGTGAATTAGAATTTATTGAAGAAATATCTAAAAAATTAGTTGTTGAAAAGGAGTATTATGGAAATTAA
- a CDS encoding DeoR/GlpR family DNA-binding transcription regulator, with product MLFEDRISLILKLIETQGSIENSKIIKDLKISEATLRRDLAYLEKENKIKRVRGGAVLRKVARKEIEIKEKNTNKDSKKKIAQVAAQFISDGDYIYLDAGTTTYEIIDYMKGKDIKVVTNGIIHLERLIANDIETYLIGGRIKKSTLAIVGVKALRDLSEFRFDKAFIGINGINENGYSTHDVEEALIKKQAIENSNKAFILADSTKFDMIYFANVAKLEEATIITDKKEINKDIIKNTKIINV from the coding sequence ATGTTATTTGAAGATAGAATTTCACTTATTTTAAAACTTATAGAAACACAAGGCAGTATAGAAAATTCAAAAATTATTAAAGATTTAAAAATCAGTGAGGCAACATTAAGAAGGGACTTAGCTTATCTTGAAAAGGAAAATAAAATTAAAAGAGTAAGAGGTGGTGCTGTTTTAAGAAAAGTTGCTAGAAAAGAAATAGAAATCAAAGAAAAAAATACTAATAAAGATAGTAAAAAGAAAATTGCTCAAGTGGCAGCACAGTTTATATCAGATGGTGACTATATCTATTTAGATGCAGGAACAACAACTTATGAAATTATTGACTATATGAAAGGAAAAGATATAAAGGTTGTAACTAATGGAATAATACATTTAGAAAGACTTATAGCCAATGATATAGAGACTTACTTAATTGGTGGAAGAATAAAAAAGAGTACCTTAGCTATTGTTGGGGTAAAAGCTTTAAGAGATTTATCAGAATTTAGATTTGATAAGGCTTTTATTGGAATAAATGGAATAAATGAAAATGGATATTCTACTCATGATGTTGAAGAAGCATTGATAAAAAAACAGGCTATAGAAAATTCAAATAAGGCTTTTATTTTAGCAGATAGTACAAAGTTTGATATGATCTATTTTGCAAACGTAGCCAAGCTTGAAGAAGCAACAATAATAACAGATAAAAAAGAAATAAATAAAGATATAATTAAAAATACTAAAATAATAAATGTATAG
- a CDS encoding heavy metal translocating P-type ATPase, which yields MKNDNLLACEIVHRIRGRIRIKSKAFKYIGASLKTEIEKQLVQVRYIESVEISLITGTILIYFEDVSLSEQNLINLIQNTLNSHIFEICKNEKIEKSSKYVIERKLQEETPGEIIKKIITTAGLLGYNLFFKSKQEVVTTGIRRFLNYNTLSTLALAMPVLKNGINSLVKNKRPNADTLSSSAIISSILLGKESAALTIMFLEEVSELLTVYTMEKTRGAIKDMLSVGESYVWKEISEDNVKRVPIEEIQKDDIIVVQTGEKISVDGKIIKGEALIDQSSITGEYMPLKKAEGETVYAGTIVKNGNISILAEKVGDDRTVSRIIKLVEDANFNKADIQNYADTFSAQLIPLNFILAGIVYASTRSITKAMSMLVIDYSCGIRLSTAVAFSAAINTAAKNGILVKGSNFIEELSKAETVIFDKTGTITEGKPKVQSIEVFDNNMSENEMIGLAGAAEEQSSHPLATAIMTEIKDRGIEIPKHSKIKTVVSRGVETKVGKGKEAKVIRVGSKKYMLENNVNLTAAIDAERGIISRGEIGLYIAQDDKIIGLIGVSDPPRENIKKAINRLRNYGVDDIVLLTGDLRQQAETIASRMSIDRYESELLPEDKAKNILKFQSKGSNVIMIGDGVNDAPALSYANVGVALGSTRTDVAMEAADITITQDDPLLVPGVIGLSKSTVKTIKENFAMVIGLNTFALVLGATGILAPIYASVLHNSTTILVVLNSLKLLKYDIKTN from the coding sequence ATGAAAAATGATAATTTACTCGCTTGTGAGATTGTACACAGAATAAGAGGAAGAATTCGTATAAAAAGTAAGGCTTTTAAATATATTGGAGCTTCTTTGAAAACTGAAATTGAAAAACAATTAGTGCAAGTAAGATATATAGAAAGTGTAGAGATAAGTTTAATAACAGGTACTATCCTTATATATTTTGAAGATGTTTCTTTAAGTGAGCAAAATTTAATAAACTTAATACAAAATACACTTAACTCACATATATTTGAAATATGTAAAAATGAAAAGATTGAAAAATCATCTAAATATGTAATCGAAAGAAAATTACAAGAAGAAACTCCTGGAGAAATTATAAAGAAAATTATTACAACTGCGGGACTTTTAGGATATAATCTATTCTTTAAATCGAAACAAGAAGTTGTAACAACAGGAATTAGAAGATTTTTAAATTACAATACTCTATCTACTTTAGCACTTGCTATGCCTGTATTGAAAAATGGTATTAATTCTCTTGTTAAAAACAAAAGACCTAATGCAGATACTTTAAGTTCAAGTGCGATAATAAGTAGTATTCTTCTTGGAAAAGAAAGTGCAGCACTAACTATAATGTTCTTAGAAGAAGTATCAGAACTTTTAACAGTTTATACTATGGAAAAAACTCGTGGAGCTATCAAAGACATGTTAAGTGTTGGAGAAAGTTATGTTTGGAAAGAAATTTCTGAAGATAATGTAAAAAGAGTTCCAATAGAAGAAATCCAAAAAGATGATATTATAGTAGTTCAAACTGGAGAAAAAATCAGTGTTGACGGTAAGATAATAAAAGGTGAAGCATTGATAGACCAATCTTCAATAACAGGTGAATATATGCCATTGAAGAAGGCTGAAGGTGAAACTGTCTATGCAGGAACTATAGTTAAAAATGGAAATATAAGTATATTAGCAGAAAAAGTTGGAGATGACAGAACTGTTTCAAGAATTATAAAACTTGTTGAAGATGCAAACTTCAATAAGGCTGATATACAAAATTATGCTGATACTTTCTCAGCACAATTAATTCCATTGAACTTTATTTTAGCAGGAATAGTTTATGCAAGTACAAGAAGCATTACTAAGGCCATGAGTATGCTTGTTATTGATTATTCTTGTGGAATTAGATTATCAACAGCAGTTGCTTTCTCAGCTGCAATAAATACAGCTGCTAAGAATGGTATATTAGTAAAAGGAAGTAACTTTATAGAAGAGTTATCAAAGGCTGAAACTGTAATATTTGATAAGACAGGAACTATTACTGAAGGGAAACCAAAGGTACAAAGTATAGAAGTTTTTGACAATAATATGTCTGAAAATGAAATGATAGGACTTGCTGGAGCAGCTGAAGAGCAATCTTCACATCCACTTGCGACTGCAATAATGACAGAGATTAAAGATAGAGGAATAGAAATTCCTAAACACAGTAAGATAAAAACTGTTGTAAGTCGTGGGGTTGAAACAAAGGTAGGTAAAGGAAAAGAAGCTAAGGTTATAAGAGTAGGAAGTAAGAAATATATGCTTGAAAATAATGTTAATCTGACAGCAGCAATAGATGCTGAAAGAGGTATTATTTCAAGAGGAGAAATAGGACTTTATATAGCACAAGACGATAAAATTATAGGTCTTATTGGAGTTTCTGATCCACCTAGAGAAAATATTAAAAAAGCTATAAACAGACTTAGAAATTATGGAGTTGACGATATAGTTTTATTGACAGGAGACTTAAGACAACAAGCAGAAACTATTGCTTCTAGAATGTCAATAGACAGATATGAATCTGAGTTACTTCCTGAAGATAAGGCAAAAAATATCTTAAAATTCCAATCAAAAGGTTCTAATGTAATTATGATAGGTGATGGAGTAAATGATGCCCCTGCTCTATCATATGCAAATGTTGGAGTTGCGTTAGGAAGTACAAGAACTGATGTTGCAATGGAGGCAGCAGATATAACTATTACACAAGATGACCCTCTTTTAGTTCCAGGAGTAATTGGACTATCTAAGAGTACAGTTAAAACTATAAAAGAAAACTTTGCTATGGTAATTGGACTTAACACTTTTGCTTTAGTACTAGGAGCAACAGGAATATTAGCACCAATTTATGCGTCAGTTTTACATAATTCAACGACTATTTTAGTTGTTTTGAACTCATTAAAACTACTAAAATACGATATAAAGACTAACTAG
- a CDS encoding HMA2 domain-containing protein produces MFKDILKKTYLMFNKVKVVHSIPGRIRLLIPSLDKFPEEMKKHEHYISAIIKLKKGIKSIEYSYLTSKILIEYDKTKLKEQDIVNWLNKIWKIIVDNEDVYHGMSVDEVEKNVKRFYEMLKGELEGRK; encoded by the coding sequence ATGTTTAAAGATATATTAAAGAAAACTTATTTAATGTTTAACAAGGTAAAAGTTGTTCATAGTATTCCTGGAAGAATAAGACTGCTTATACCTTCACTTGATAAATTTCCTGAAGAAATGAAAAAGCATGAACATTATATAAGTGCTATAATAAAACTAAAAAAAGGAATAAAATCTATTGAATATTCTTATTTAACAAGTAAAATATTAATAGAATATGATAAAACAAAATTGAAAGAGCAAGATATAGTTAACTGGCTAAACAAGATTTGGAAGATCATAGTCGATAATGAAGATGTTTATCATGGTATGTCTGTTGATGAAGTTGAAAAAAATGTCAAAAGATTTTATGAGATGTTAAAGGGAGAATTGGAAGGGAGAAAATAA
- a CDS encoding HMA2 domain-containing protein, which translates to MKNNMLLPNFYGVFEVKSATKNRLRMEIEKLKNNKVEIANLKENLKKIEIIKSFKVVESLGSLTVEFDDKEIDTQFMVGIILKLLNLDEELLKGREAKAKTLFKTVAQIADITIYNKTKGLFDTKTLLGTGLLIYGLKKFKADMILPGGATLIWWSYRLLSKKS; encoded by the coding sequence ATGAAAAATAATATGTTATTACCTAATTTTTATGGCGTTTTTGAAGTAAAAAGTGCTACTAAAAATAGACTTAGAATGGAAATAGAGAAGTTAAAAAATAATAAAGTTGAGATTGCAAATTTAAAAGAAAATCTGAAAAAGATAGAAATTATCAAGAGTTTTAAAGTAGTTGAAAGTCTTGGAAGCTTAACAGTTGAATTTGATGATAAAGAAATAGATACTCAATTTATGGTAGGGATAATTCTTAAATTGTTAAATTTAGATGAAGAACTTTTAAAAGGAAGAGAAGCTAAGGCTAAAACTTTATTTAAGACTGTGGCTCAAATAGCAGATATTACTATATATAATAAAACAAAAGGTTTGTTTGATACAAAGACTTTACTGGGAACAGGTCTTTTAATATATGGATTAAAGAAGTTTAAGGCTGATATGATTTTACCAGGTGGGGCAACATTGATTTGGTGGTCATATAGACTTCTATCAAAAAAATCATAG
- the nox gene encoding H2O-forming NADH oxidase, which yields MKIVVVGANHAGTACINTILDNYKGNEVVVFDSNSNISFLGCGMALWIGGQIAGSDGLFYSSKEKLEAKGAKIYMETGVTNIDFDKKIVYATGKDGKKYEESYDKLVLSTGSLPIDLPIIGKELENVQYVKLFQNAQEVIDKLNANKSIERVAVVGAGYIGVELAEAFKRWGKEVYLVDAAEGCLSTYYDKLFREKMDAQLKEHGVKLEYGQLVKEIQGNGKVEKIITNKGEFPADMVVLCAGFRPNTDLGKDKLELFRNGAYVVDKTQKTSLDDVYAIGDCATVYDNSIGGINYIALATNAVRSGIVAAHNVCGTKLESIGVQGSNGISIFGLNMVSTGLTFEKAEKLGIEVLETTFHDLQKPEFMEHNNEEVYIRIVYRKDNRKIIGAQIASKYDISMAMHVFSLAIQEGVTIDRFKLLDILFLPHFNKPYNYITMAALGAK from the coding sequence ATGAAAATTGTAGTAGTAGGTGCAAACCATGCAGGAACGGCTTGTATTAACACAATATTAGACAACTATAAAGGAAATGAAGTTGTTGTTTTTGATAGTAACTCGAATATTAGTTTCCTAGGATGTGGAATGGCTCTTTGGATAGGTGGACAAATAGCAGGTTCAGATGGATTATTTTATTCTTCAAAAGAAAAATTAGAAGCAAAAGGTGCTAAAATCTATATGGAGACAGGTGTTACAAATATCGATTTTGATAAAAAAATTGTGTACGCTACTGGAAAAGATGGTAAAAAGTATGAAGAAAGCTATGATAAACTAGTTTTATCTACAGGTTCTTTACCAATAGACTTACCAATCATTGGAAAAGAATTAGAAAATGTTCAATATGTAAAATTATTCCAAAATGCACAAGAAGTTATTGATAAATTAAATGCAAATAAATCAATAGAAAGAGTTGCTGTTGTTGGAGCAGGATATATCGGAGTTGAACTTGCAGAAGCTTTCAAACGTTGGGGAAAAGAAGTATACTTAGTTGATGCAGCTGAAGGTTGTCTATCTACTTACTATGATAAATTATTTAGAGAAAAAATGGATGCTCAATTAAAAGAGCATGGAGTTAAACTTGAATACGGACAATTAGTAAAAGAAATTCAAGGAAATGGAAAAGTTGAAAAAATAATCACTAATAAAGGTGAATTCCCAGCTGATATGGTAGTTCTATGTGCTGGATTCAGACCTAACACAGACTTAGGAAAAGATAAATTAGAATTATTTAGAAATGGTGCTTATGTAGTTGATAAAACTCAAAAAACAAGTTTAGATGATGTTTATGCTATAGGAGACTGTGCAACAGTTTATGACAACTCTATTGGTGGTATAAATTATATCGCTCTTGCAACAAATGCAGTTAGATCAGGAATAGTTGCTGCTCACAATGTTTGTGGAACAAAATTAGAAAGCATAGGAGTACAAGGTTCTAACGGAATTTCAATCTTTGGATTAAATATGGTTTCTACAGGACTTACTTTTGAAAAAGCTGAAAAATTAGGAATTGAAGTTTTAGAAACAACTTTCCATGATTTACAAAAACCTGAATTCATGGAACACAATAATGAAGAAGTATATATCAGAATCGTGTATAGAAAAGATAATAGAAAAATAATTGGAGCTCAAATAGCATCTAAATATGATATTTCTATGGCTATGCATGTATTCTCATTAGCTATACAAGAAGGAGTAACTATAGATAGATTTAAATTACTAGATATTCTATTCTTACCTCACTTCAATAAACCATATAACTATATTACTATGGCTGCATTAGGTGCAAAATAA